The region ACGCGGTGGTCTGCGTGACCACGGGCATCCTCCGCCGGCTCGACGCGCAGGAGCTCGAAGGGGTGCTGGCGCACGAGCTGTCGCACGTCGCCCACCGGGACGTCGCGGTGATGACGATCGCCTCGTTCCTCGGGATCGTCGCCGGGTTGATGACCCGTTTCTCGCTGTACGCCGGGCTGGGCAACCGCAGGAACGACAACGGCCCGCCGATCGGGCTGATCATCTTCGCGGTCTCCGGCCTGGTCTACGCGGTCAGCTTCCTGCTGACGCGGGCGCTGTCGCGGTACCGGGAGCTCGCCGCCGACCGCGCGGGCGCGCTGCTCACGCAGCGGCCGAGCGCCCTGGCCAGCGCCCTCACCAAGATCAGCGGGGACATCGCCCGGATCCCGACCCGGGACCTGCGCGAGGCGCAGCCGTTCAACGCCTTCTACTTCGCGCCCGCGCTGTCGGGCCAGAGCGTCGCCGCGCTGCTGTCGACCCACCCGCCGCTGGAGCGGCGGCTGGAGCAGCTCGCCCGGATCTCCGCGGCCCTGGGCCGCTGATGACCGGCCGGATGGACGGGGAGCGGCTGATGGCCGGGGAGCGCTGATGGGCTGGTTCGACGCCCTGCTCGGCCGGTCCAAGGCCGCGAGACCGGACCTGGACGCGTTGTTCGCCCTGCCGTCCGCCGCCGTCACCCTCCGGGCCGCCACCGGGTTCGCCCCGGTGGGCACCGGGTCGGTCTGCTTCCGGGCGGCCGAGGGAGGAGCGTTCGCCCGGCTCCAGCAGGAGATCGAGGCCCTGATGGGCGAGACGCGGGTGTCGCAGGACGCGTACGGCTACACCTGGCTGTCGGTGCGCAACCCCGACGTGGCCGGGCTCGTGACCG is a window of Microbispora sp. NBC_01189 DNA encoding:
- the pspAB gene encoding PspA-associated protein PspAB codes for the protein MGWFDALLGRSKAARPDLDALFALPSAAVTLRAATGFAPVGTGSVCFRAAEGGAFARLQQEIEALMGETRVSQDAYGYTWLSVRNPDVAGLVTDLHAANSSLESAGFGPSLLCTLVTFADSAQRKLAIVYLYKRSTFYPFAPAGEPRRDNALELQVRGVLEQELRIEPDLASWFPVWGAPGL
- the htpX gene encoding zinc metalloprotease HtpX — its product is MASTRFAPDRGLSVRMTVTMFLLGLLYVAFMAVLIAAGVRAVMVLVIAAGLLLVQYFLSDKIALFAMNGREVSPQEAPELHGIVDRLSAMAGMPKPRVAIADSDMPNAFATGRDQKHAVVCVTTGILRRLDAQELEGVLAHELSHVAHRDVAVMTIASFLGIVAGLMTRFSLYAGLGNRRNDNGPPIGLIIFAVSGLVYAVSFLLTRALSRYRELAADRAGALLTQRPSALASALTKISGDIARIPTRDLREAQPFNAFYFAPALSGQSVAALLSTHPPLERRLEQLARISAALGR